Sequence from the Desulfobotulus pelophilus genome:
CGGCCTGTTTTGCCTGCATCCGGTAAAAGGTGATGATGTGCAGGGTGTCCCGGCATCGGCTGGATATGACGCATAAATCTTCCAGTCGGTGCTGTATGCGGCCATTCCCGTTGGGCATGGCCACCCCGGAAGACAGCACGGCCAGCAGATGGGGCAGGCCGAGGCTGCGTTCCTGCATTCGGCGTTCGGCATGTTCGGTGAGGGAGACGTGCATG
This genomic interval carries:
- a CDS encoding DUF4258 domain-containing protein; amino-acid sequence: MHVSLTEHAERRMQERSLGLPHLLAVLSSGVAMPNGNGRIQHRLEDLCVISSRCRDTLHIITFYRMQAKQAAKPKRPLAMARTRTMARKHGFRDPNLKRKLKSGHIHYLWPAA